A genome region from Aptenodytes patagonicus chromosome 26, bAptPat1.pri.cur, whole genome shotgun sequence includes the following:
- the PMVK gene encoding phosphomevalonate kinase: MAAPRAVLLLSGKRKSGKDFVAEELRSRLGPDVCTVLRLSGPLKEQYAKEHGLDFQRLLDASAYKEMYRQDMIRWGEEKRRADPGFFCRTVVEGAVQPVWVVSDTRRLSDVEWFRDVYGDAVQTVRVVATEETRKRRNWVFVTGVDDAESECGLDQGVAFDWVITNDGDELSLDEQLETLLQSLRGQL, from the exons ATGGCGGCGCCGCGCGCGGTGCTGCTGCTGAGCGGGAAGAGGAAGTCGGGGAAGGACTTCGTGGCCGAGGAGCTCCGGAGCCG GCTGGGCCCCGACGTGTGCACCGTCCTGCGCCTCTCCGGGCCCCTCAAGGAGCAGTACGCCAAG GAGCATGGCCTGGACTTCCAGCGGCTCCTGGATGCCAGCGCCTACAAGGAGATGTACCGGCAGGACATGATCCGCTGGGGCGAGGAGAAGCGCCGTGCCGACCCCGGCTTCTTCTGCAGGACGGTGGTGGAGGGGGCGGTGCAGCCGGTGTGG GTGGTGAGTGACACGCGGCGCCTCTCGGACGTGGAGTGGTTCCGGGACGTCTACGGGGACGCGGTGCAGACCGTGCGGGTGGTGGCCACCGAGgagacaaggaagaggaggaactggGTCTTCGTCACtg ggGTGGACGACGCTGAGTCTGAGTGCGGCCTGGACCAGGGAGTGGCCTTCGACTGGGTGATCACCAACGACGGGGATGAGCTGTCCCTGGACGAGCAGCTGGAGACGCTGCTGCAGTCGCTCCGTGGTCAGCTATAG